The following proteins are encoded in a genomic region of Chloracidobacterium sp.:
- a CDS encoding VCBS repeat-containing protein — protein MKYRRTTRRHALLLIAGLCITNALMIGANWKSSASAGRTVLPVYYDIRTDPAAGPALTGYRNAAQISAAEIADIRDGFVRGEKALSKRVKELKVEYNGDLRIPEVIGSDVIKGRAFLTQASQQKRSEILRGFLRENHTLIGLDPLQIDGLRMFADYTNPDGNLSFAEFEQEINGVPVFRGTVKAGFTKRGEMIRVINNLAPVSAAGVPTDFGDPLKAVEYAAISLSIDPKDLGSGAEMHTAGTISAFGTGDFAPTVEKIYFPTEPGVVVPAYRVLIWLPKGAYYVIVDANSGTKLWIKDLADEQTQQATYGIYANSAAIMNVAENPFPFTPGPTSPNGLQGSGINRTQITLIGNEPPHTFNNLGWITDGGNETDGNNLEAGLDRDTINGVDTTNGRAVGTNRVFSFSYLPGDPNTNSGDSPVPAGEPISPCDQIPQPHGFSEYQKGVVTQLFYTMNRYHDELYRLGFTEQARNFQNDNFGRGGSGGDRISAEAQDCNGTGNANFSTPADGSRGRMQMYIFTGPDPDFDGDLDSHVVVHEATHGLSNRLHGNASGLTLNMSRGMGEGWSDFYAQSLLSQPTDPINGVYATGGYITYLATPSYTANYYYGIRRFPMAVRSFTGGPGNLPHNPLTFADADQTQMNLSDGAFQRGPYGSGTADAVHNLGEIWSAALWEIRARMVQRLGWEVGNRRALQLVTDGMKLAPLAPTFLTERDAIVAAAQTGSSDAAADVQDVWAGFAIRGIGISAKIINNGSGAGDTRVTEAFDSPNLFQQPAISINDSTGNNSGYPDPGEAILLNIPLTNSTGHTAQNVTLSLVGGGTASYGNLANGATVSREIAFTVPADTACGATISITLNVESSLGPTSFSRPLTTGQPIATAAQNFDSVTAPTIPNGWFSTSTGGPSSFVTVSGDAQSLPNSAFAPDPASVGGGTDLTSEVFTIDTPSGMVSFRHKYNTEAGWDGGLLEISIDSGDWQDIITAGGTFRQGGYDTILGNGTNNPIANRPAWSGTSNGYITTVAALPPINAGRPFRLRWRFGADNNTAPTGGGWNIDDIHIIGSYVCSVSNGRRARADFDGDGKTDISVFRPSEGNWYLNRSSAGFFASHFGILTDVPVPGDYDGDGKADIAVFRPDSGDWYVFESGTGAVYMIHFGMSGDIAKPADVDGDGKSDLLVFRPLTGDWYSRRSSDGAVRIQHFGLSGDMPVSDDYDGDGKADIAVWRPSTGVWYRIDSSSETVNIQTFGMNGDLPVEADHDGDGKADIAVFRPSDGRWYRLNSSDGAYVVTHFGMSGDVPVPGDYDGDGRSDEAVYRNGIWYLNRSTAGYLAYSFGLAGDLAIPRSYLP, from the coding sequence ATGAAGTATCGCCGCACCACACGCCGTCACGCCCTTTTACTAATCGCAGGGCTTTGTATCACAAATGCTCTGATGATCGGGGCCAACTGGAAGAGTTCCGCCTCCGCTGGCCGAACCGTTCTGCCGGTCTATTACGACATTCGCACCGACCCGGCCGCCGGCCCCGCATTGACAGGCTACCGTAACGCAGCACAGATCTCTGCCGCTGAGATCGCGGACATTCGCGACGGTTTTGTGCGGGGCGAGAAAGCCCTATCAAAACGAGTGAAAGAGCTGAAGGTCGAGTACAACGGCGACCTGCGTATTCCCGAGGTGATCGGTTCCGATGTGATAAAAGGACGAGCGTTCCTTACTCAGGCATCGCAACAGAAGCGTTCTGAGATACTTCGCGGTTTCCTCAGAGAAAATCACACCCTTATCGGCCTTGATCCGTTACAGATCGACGGACTGCGAATGTTTGCGGACTATACGAATCCGGACGGCAACCTGTCCTTTGCTGAATTTGAGCAAGAGATCAACGGCGTGCCGGTATTTCGAGGAACCGTAAAAGCAGGTTTTACGAAACGCGGCGAGATGATCCGCGTGATCAATAACCTCGCACCCGTTTCCGCAGCGGGCGTTCCGACTGATTTCGGCGATCCGCTTAAAGCGGTTGAGTACGCGGCGATCTCCCTCTCGATCGACCCGAAAGATCTCGGCTCGGGCGCTGAGATGCACACCGCCGGAACAATTTCCGCCTTCGGCACAGGCGACTTTGCACCAACAGTCGAAAAGATCTACTTCCCGACCGAACCCGGCGTTGTTGTCCCTGCATACAGGGTGCTTATCTGGCTGCCTAAGGGGGCGTATTACGTGATCGTTGATGCGAATTCGGGAACAAAATTGTGGATCAAAGACCTTGCTGACGAGCAGACCCAGCAGGCGACCTACGGCATTTATGCGAATTCGGCCGCAATAATGAACGTCGCTGAAAATCCATTTCCGTTCACACCCGGCCCGACATCTCCGAACGGGCTGCAAGGTTCGGGAATAAACCGAACGCAGATCACGCTCATCGGCAACGAACCGCCACACACATTCAACAATCTTGGCTGGATCACGGACGGCGGCAACGAGACTGACGGCAACAATCTCGAAGCAGGCCTCGACCGGGATACGATAAACGGTGTAGATACAACAAACGGACGTGCGGTGGGTACGAATCGGGTATTTTCGTTCAGCTATTTGCCAGGTGATCCGAATACGAATTCGGGCGACTCGCCGGTGCCCGCAGGCGAGCCCATTTCACCTTGTGATCAGATACCGCAGCCGCATGGATTCTCCGAGTATCAAAAAGGCGTCGTAACGCAGCTATTCTACACGATGAACCGCTATCACGACGAGCTTTACCGTCTTGGGTTTACCGAACAAGCGCGTAATTTTCAAAACGATAATTTCGGCCGCGGCGGCAGTGGCGGCGATCGGATATCGGCGGAAGCACAGGACTGCAACGGAACGGGCAACGCGAATTTTTCGACGCCGGCCGACGGCTCTCGCGGCCGGATGCAGATGTATATCTTTACAGGGCCTGACCCTGACTTCGACGGTGATCTTGACAGCCATGTTGTGGTCCACGAAGCAACGCACGGACTCTCGAATCGGCTGCACGGCAACGCTTCGGGGCTGACGCTGAATATGTCACGCGGAATGGGCGAAGGCTGGTCTGATTTTTATGCCCAAAGTCTCCTCAGCCAACCGACCGATCCGATAAACGGCGTTTATGCAACGGGCGGATACATCACATATCTTGCTACACCCTCCTACACGGCAAATTATTATTATGGAATACGGCGCTTCCCGATGGCGGTTCGCTCATTCACGGGCGGCCCCGGCAACTTGCCTCACAATCCGTTGACGTTCGCGGATGCCGATCAGACACAAATGAACCTAAGCGACGGCGCGTTCCAACGCGGGCCTTATGGTTCGGGCACAGCCGATGCCGTTCACAATCTGGGCGAGATCTGGAGTGCGGCTCTTTGGGAGATCCGCGCTCGAATGGTGCAGCGGCTTGGCTGGGAAGTGGGCAATCGACGCGCTTTGCAGCTTGTTACCGACGGTATGAAGCTCGCACCGCTGGCACCGACATTTCTCACTGAGCGCGATGCGATCGTCGCCGCGGCACAGACAGGCTCGTCAGACGCAGCCGCGGACGTGCAGGACGTTTGGGCAGGTTTCGCGATCCGCGGCATCGGCATCAGCGCAAAGATCATAAATAACGGCTCGGGAGCCGGCGACACCCGCGTTACAGAGGCATTCGACTCGCCGAATCTTTTCCAGCAGCCGGCCATTTCCATTAACGACTCAACGGGCAATAATAGCGGCTATCCGGACCCGGGCGAAGCGATCCTACTGAACATACCGCTCACAAATTCGACCGGCCACACTGCGCAGAATGTAACACTATCACTCGTCGGCGGCGGAACCGCGAGCTACGGAAACCTCGCTAATGGGGCGACGGTCAGCCGCGAGATCGCCTTTACCGTTCCGGCCGATACGGCATGCGGAGCGACGATCAGCATTACATTAAACGTCGAAAGCAGCCTTGGGCCGACATCGTTCTCAAGGCCGCTGACAACAGGACAGCCGATCGCCACCGCCGCGCAGAACTTTGATTCCGTTACTGCTCCGACCATACCGAACGGATGGTTCTCAACCTCGACTGGCGGGCCTTCGAGCTTTGTTACCGTGTCCGGTGATGCCCAGTCGCTTCCGAATTCAGCGTTCGCACCGGACCCGGCAAGCGTGGGCGGCGGCACCGATCTTACATCGGAGGTGTTCACGATCGACACGCCGTCAGGAATGGTGTCATTTAGGCACAAGTACAATACAGAGGCCGGATGGGACGGCGGCCTCCTCGAGATCAGCATCGACTCGGGTGATTGGCAAGACATCATTACCGCAGGCGGCACCTTCAGGCAAGGCGGTTATGACACGATATTGGGCAACGGAACGAATAATCCGATCGCGAACCGTCCTGCGTGGAGCGGCACATCGAATGGTTACATCACTACCGTAGCTGCACTGCCGCCAATCAATGCGGGACGGCCGTTCCGCTTGCGATGGCGTTTCGGGGCTGATAACAACACGGCGCCGACCGGCGGCGGCTGGAACATCGACGATATTCATATCATTGGCAGTTATGTTTGCTCAGTCTCAAACGGCAGAAGGGCGCGAGCGGATTTTGACGGCGACGGTAAGACGGATATCTCTGTTTTCAGGCCGAGCGAAGGAAATTGGTATCTGAACCGATCAAGTGCCGGGTTCTTTGCTTCGCATTTCGGAATTTTGACCGATGTTCCCGTACCGGGCGACTATGACGGCGACGGCAAGGCCGACATCGCGGTCTTTCGTCCTGACAGCGGCGATTGGTATGTGTTTGAGAGCGGAACGGGCGCAGTCTATATGATCCATTTTGGCATGTCCGGCGACATCGCCAAACCCGCAGACGTTGACGGCGACGGAAAGAGCGATCTGCTCGTATTTCGGCCTTTGACGGGTGATTGGTATTCAAGAAGGTCGTCGGATGGTGCCGTAAGGATCCAGCACTTTGGCCTCAGCGGCGACATGCCGGTTTCGGATGATTATGACGGTGACGGCAAAGCGGATATTGCCGTTTGGCGTCCTTCGACAGGCGTTTGGTATCGGATCGACAGTTCCTCGGAAACAGTGAACATCCAAACCTTCGGGATGAATGGTGATCTGCCTGTCGAAGCAGATCATGACGGCGACGGCAAAGCAGATATTGCGGTATTCAGGCCGTCAGACGGCCGTTGGTATAGGCTGAACAGTTCTGACGGAGCTTATGTTGTTACACACTTTGGGATGAGTGGCGATGTGCCGGTTCCGGGAGATTATGACGGCGACGGCAGATCGGATGAGGCTGTTTACCGCAACGGGATTTGGTATTTGAACCGTTCTACTGCCGGCTATCTCGCATATTCCTTCGGTTTGGCAGGCGACCTCGCAATCCCGCGGTCATATTTGCCCTAA
- a CDS encoding ATP-dependent DNA helicase: protein MNDGQAEQRKSLIEEILGVGGLVSRFHDSFEYREGQIQMANAVANALEAGRHAIIEAGTGTGKTLAYLVPAICHAVESGKRIIISTGTKNLQEQLIEKDIPFLQGVMDERYKGSYALMKGRANYLCLYRMARSEHQPLLDGIADVDHFREVHQWARTTVFGDRAELTHLPENLTFWNRINAKSDTCIGQKCPEFETCFITKMRSRAEAAEIVVVNHHLFFADLNVRNNNFGRVLPDYDAVIFDEAHLIEDIAADYFGFQASNYQIEEMVRDADKLEITDANATAAILRIGAKIIGIADIFWNKFRRVAAAEGRFPLDGRQEEVSEAHSALDAALNELELKIDFHAGKLPDAENLVWRIRQMRFSLAFVIKQDDGNFVYWIERRNRGIYLQASPIDVSGLLSEKLFDRVRSCILTSATMSANTDFRFIRDRLGIPAAKADTLIAGSSFDYESQALVYLPKAMPDPRSQDFIHAAADEIVKILQVTRGRAFVLCTSNASMISLHDAVSGRIGHPCLLQGTMSKSGLIEQFRETKGAVLFATQSFWQGVDVRGEQLSCVIIDKLPFAVPTDPLVAARSKYIDENGGRSFTDYSIPQAIITLKQGVGRLIRSKADRGVIVILDQRLRTKPYGKIFLSSLPRMRITNDLSAVAAMLDEGK from the coding sequence ATGAACGACGGTCAAGCTGAACAGCGTAAAAGTCTGATTGAAGAGATACTCGGCGTGGGCGGCCTGGTGTCGCGCTTTCACGATTCTTTTGAATATCGCGAGGGCCAGATCCAGATGGCAAATGCGGTCGCGAATGCACTGGAGGCCGGCCGCCATGCGATCATTGAAGCGGGTACAGGTACGGGCAAGACGCTTGCGTATCTGGTGCCTGCGATCTGCCATGCCGTCGAGTCGGGCAAGCGGATAATCATATCGACCGGCACAAAGAATCTTCAGGAACAGCTTATCGAAAAGGATATCCCGTTCCTTCAAGGCGTAATGGATGAGCGATACAAGGGATCGTACGCCCTGATGAAAGGCAGGGCGAATTATCTTTGCCTTTATCGGATGGCACGATCCGAGCACCAGCCTTTGCTTGACGGCATCGCCGACGTGGATCATTTCCGCGAAGTGCATCAGTGGGCGCGAACAACAGTATTCGGCGATCGTGCCGAGCTGACCCATCTGCCCGAAAATCTGACGTTTTGGAACAGGATCAATGCAAAGAGCGATACTTGTATCGGCCAGAAATGCCCTGAGTTCGAAACGTGCTTTATCACAAAGATGCGTTCGCGTGCGGAGGCGGCGGAGATCGTTGTGGTGAACCATCATCTTTTCTTTGCCGACCTGAACGTGCGGAACAATAATTTCGGACGCGTGCTGCCGGATTATGATGCGGTGATATTTGACGAGGCACATCTGATCGAGGACATCGCGGCGGATTACTTCGGGTTTCAAGCTTCGAATTACCAGATCGAAGAGATGGTCCGCGATGCCGACAAGCTTGAGATCACGGATGCAAACGCTACCGCCGCGATCTTGCGGATCGGAGCGAAGATCATTGGCATCGCGGATATCTTTTGGAACAAGTTCCGCCGCGTCGCGGCTGCCGAAGGGCGATTTCCCCTTGACGGCCGTCAGGAGGAGGTGAGCGAGGCACATTCGGCTCTCGACGCCGCACTCAATGAGCTTGAGTTGAAGATCGACTTTCATGCCGGCAAACTGCCCGACGCCGAGAACTTGGTATGGCGGATCAGACAAATGCGGTTCAGCCTCGCCTTTGTTATAAAACAGGACGACGGCAACTTTGTCTATTGGATCGAGCGCCGCAACCGCGGCATCTACCTGCAAGCGTCGCCGATCGATGTTTCGGGCCTCTTGAGCGAGAAGCTGTTTGACAGGGTTCGCAGCTGTATTCTTACATCGGCGACGATGTCCGCAAATACTGATTTCCGCTTCATCCGCGACCGGCTCGGCATTCCGGCGGCGAAGGCCGATACGCTGATCGCCGGATCGTCATTCGACTACGAATCGCAGGCGCTGGTCTATTTGCCGAAAGCGATGCCCGACCCGCGATCACAGGATTTTATACACGCGGCGGCGGACGAGATCGTCAAGATACTTCAAGTAACGCGCGGACGAGCATTCGTGCTGTGTACTAGCAACGCCTCGATGATATCGCTTCACGACGCTGTTTCGGGCCGTATCGGCCACCCATGCCTTTTGCAGGGAACGATGTCAAAAAGCGGGTTGATCGAGCAGTTCCGCGAGACAAAGGGAGCGGTTCTGTTCGCGACGCAGAGTTTTTGGCAGGGCGTGGACGTACGCGGTGAGCAGCTGTCGTGCGTGATAATCGATAAGCTGCCGTTCGCCGTGCCGACCGATCCGCTCGTTGCCGCACGGTCAAAATATATCGACGAGAACGGCGGCCGATCCTTTACCGATTACAGCATTCCGCAGGCGATCATCACGCTAAAGCAAGGGGTCGGCCGGCTTATCCGCAGCAAGGCTGACCGCGGCGTCATCGTCATCCTTGACCAGCGGCTGCGTACAAAGCCCTACGGTAAGATATTTCTCTCGAGCCTGCCGCGTATGCGCATAACGAACGACCTATCGGCCGTAGCGGCGATGCTCGACGAAGGTAAGTGA
- a CDS encoding carboxypeptidase regulatory-like domain-containing protein, translating into MPVSGVVTDVNGRAVSKASVVMTDAAGNSLRTITGPFGYFRFDEVESGQTYVITATAKRYTFQPQTVAVTDEVTDLRITADQ; encoded by the coding sequence ATGCCGGTCAGTGGTGTCGTTACGGATGTGAACGGCAGGGCGGTTTCAAAGGCATCGGTCGTGATGACCGATGCGGCAGGCAACAGCCTGCGTACGATCACAGGCCCGTTCGGGTATTTTCGTTTCGACGAGGTTGAGTCGGGCCAAACATACGTCATCACGGCCACTGCAAAGCGATACACGTTCCAACCGCAAACAGTCGCTGTTACCGATGAGGTTACCGACCTGAGGATCACCGCCGACCAGTAA
- the queD gene encoding 6-carboxytetrahydropterin synthase QueD has product MAAFFEVMIERNFSSAHQLRGYKGKCENLHGHNYKVEIFAKGEELNNIGLLIDFGDLKAAADEIVKYLDHRNINELPPFDEELNPSAENLARYFLEYLNTRISDERVSVYKVRCYETPTSVATYQVDE; this is encoded by the coding sequence ATGGCGGCTTTTTTTGAAGTGATGATCGAGCGGAACTTTTCATCCGCTCACCAACTGCGCGGCTACAAGGGCAAGTGTGAGAACCTGCACGGGCACAATTACAAGGTCGAGATATTTGCTAAGGGCGAGGAGCTGAACAACATCGGCCTGCTCATTGATTTCGGCGACCTGAAGGCAGCCGCGGACGAGATCGTAAAATACCTCGACCATCGGAACATAAATGAGCTTCCCCCGTTCGATGAGGAGTTGAATCCTTCGGCCGAGAACCTCGCGCGCTACTTTCTCGAGTATCTGAATACGCGGATATCAGATGAGCGCGTCTCGGTTTACAAGGTTCGATGTTATGAGACGCCGACGAGCGTAGCGACTTATCAAGTGGACGAATGA
- the can gene encoding carbonate dehydratase — MESIRRLLGNNREWSRSLVTDDPSFFTELARQQSPEFFWIGCSDSRVSANTVVGLAPGEVFVHRNVANLVNHSDMNCLSVIQFAVDVLRVKHIIVCGHYGCGGVKAAIENERHGLIDNWLRPIRNISFLYARELDAIANADEQHARLCELNVLRQVLNVCETTIVEDAWKRGQSVTVHGWMYGLKDGLIRELGVAINASESAARFREKFLAAECTNSAIA, encoded by the coding sequence ATGGAGAGCATAAGGCGCCTGCTCGGCAACAATCGGGAATGGTCGCGTTCGCTGGTCACCGATGACCCGAGTTTCTTTACCGAACTTGCACGTCAGCAAAGCCCTGAGTTCTTTTGGATAGGCTGCTCCGATAGCCGAGTTTCGGCAAATACTGTGGTCGGGCTGGCACCGGGCGAGGTCTTTGTTCACAGAAATGTAGCGAACTTGGTCAACCATTCCGACATGAATTGCCTCTCAGTGATACAGTTCGCCGTCGACGTGCTGCGCGTGAAGCACATCATCGTTTGCGGGCATTATGGCTGCGGAGGCGTAAAAGCCGCGATCGAAAACGAGCGGCATGGGCTGATCGACAATTGGCTGCGGCCCATCCGCAACATCTCCTTTCTTTACGCCCGCGAGCTTGACGCCATTGCTAACGCCGATGAGCAGCATGCCCGTCTGTGCGAGCTGAACGTTCTTCGGCAGGTGCTGAACGTATGCGAGACGACCATTGTCGAGGATGCGTGGAAACGCGGCCAGTCGGTTACCGTCCACGGCTGGATGTACGGACTCAAGGACGGGTTGATACGCGAACTTGGCGTCGCGATCAACGCGAGCGAAAGTGCGGCACGATTTCGCGAGAAATTCCTCGCCGCAGAGTGTACGAATTCAGCCATCGCATAA
- a CDS encoding DUF4126 domain-containing protein, producing the protein MDWFSTLSLALGSAWTSGINLYATVTVLGLLQKFGATKLPGGLDVLDNWWIIGIAGGLYLVEFFADKIPYVDSVWDVVHTFIRVPAGAVVAYAATDQLDPSIYIPATLLGGGLAVASHGTKASLRIGANLSPEPVSNWVLSIVEDAIAFIGTLLAVFAPIIIAAILGIFILLFLWFFPKIYRAIRRMFSAIVGFVRGEPFKKVAKEAG; encoded by the coding sequence ATGGATTGGTTCTCAACACTAAGTCTGGCTCTTGGTTCCGCTTGGACGAGCGGGATAAATCTGTACGCCACCGTTACGGTGCTTGGACTTCTGCAAAAATTCGGTGCGACGAAGCTGCCCGGCGGGCTCGATGTACTCGATAACTGGTGGATCATCGGCATTGCCGGCGGACTGTACCTTGTCGAATTCTTTGCCGACAAGATACCCTACGTCGATTCGGTATGGGATGTGGTTCACACCTTTATACGCGTGCCGGCCGGAGCGGTTGTGGCATATGCGGCAACCGATCAGCTTGATCCGAGCATTTACATTCCGGCGACGCTTCTCGGCGGCGGGCTTGCGGTTGCGTCTCACGGGACAAAGGCGTCGCTGCGCATCGGCGCCAACCTTTCGCCCGAACCTGTATCAAATTGGGTGCTGTCCATCGTCGAGGATGCAATAGCATTTATCGGCACGCTGCTCGCCGTTTTCGCGCCGATCATCATTGCTGCGATACTCGGCATCTTTATACTGCTCTTCCTTTGGTTCTTCCCGAAGATCTATCGTGCCATCCGACGGATGTTTTCTGCGATCGTCGGTTTTGTCAGGGGCGAACCGTTCAAAAAAGTTGCCAAGGAGGCAGGCTAA
- a CDS encoding four helix bundle protein — MSDGGYKDLIVWQKSILLVKDIYALTGQFPNDERFGLISQMRRAAASIPSNIAEGQARRTTPDYVRFVSNAQGSLAEMETQLIISAELGYCRSGTAKDIFSLMVEVRKMLNALRRTLLEKVDRDGRR; from the coding sequence ATGTCGGATGGCGGTTATAAAGACCTTATCGTTTGGCAGAAGAGCATTCTGCTCGTAAAGGATATCTACGCACTGACCGGTCAATTCCCTAATGATGAAAGATTCGGCCTGATCTCACAGATGCGTAGAGCCGCGGCCTCAATTCCCTCAAATATTGCTGAAGGGCAGGCGAGACGTACAACTCCTGACTATGTTCGATTCGTTTCGAATGCTCAAGGCTCACTTGCGGAGATGGAAACGCAGCTTATAATTTCGGCTGAGTTGGGTTATTGTAGATCGGGAACAGCGAAGGATATATTTTCGTTAATGGTAGAGGTGCGGAAGATGCTGAACGCACTACGACGCACTTTGTTAGAAAAGGTCGATCGCGACGGCAGGAGATAG
- a CDS encoding sigma-54-dependent Fis family transcriptional regulator: MARKSILVVDDEKNQREILETILSGEGYDVTTASSGEAAMKFVADRHFDLVLTDLKMTGMSGLDLLRLLTDFDRSIIVILLTAHGSVDSAVDAMRLGAFEYLQKPYDSDKLLETVARALKKLTVLDAEIISVSPEMDKVKKLILKIAKSNSTVLIRGESGTGKELIARSIHTNSPRANGIFQAVNCAAINENLLESELFGHEKGSFTGAVAEKKGLFEIAHNGTLFLDEIGELDIALQAKLLRALQEKQIRRVGGTKEIDVDVRVVAATNRDLLHMVEEKRFREDLYYRLNVLSIELPALRERRSDIPVLIDYFVAKHTRGTKRSITIDAAARETMENYSYPGNVRQLESAIERAILLCEDDTVTRDDLPPEMTERSGSAAAASVQAQSAASFVLPEDGVNFEDVERSLIMQAMERTDSNITKAAKLLGLTFRTLQYRLEKFGYKKDGDEGQAARDEG, from the coding sequence ATGGCACGTAAATCGATCCTCGTCGTTGATGACGAGAAGAATCAGCGAGAAATATTAGAGACGATATTGTCGGGCGAAGGTTATGACGTAACGACGGCTTCGTCGGGCGAGGCGGCGATGAAGTTCGTCGCTGACAGGCACTTTGACCTCGTGTTGACCGACCTTAAGATGACGGGCATGAGCGGCCTCGATCTGCTGCGCTTGCTTACTGATTTTGACCGCTCGATAATCGTCATTTTGCTGACAGCGCACGGCTCGGTCGATTCTGCTGTTGACGCAATGCGGCTCGGTGCGTTCGAATACCTGCAAAAGCCGTATGACAGCGACAAGCTGCTCGAGACTGTCGCACGCGCGCTCAAAAAGCTTACCGTGCTTGATGCCGAGATCATCTCGGTCTCGCCAGAGATGGACAAGGTCAAAAAGCTCATCCTAAAGATCGCAAAGTCTAATTCGACCGTGCTGATCCGGGGCGAGAGCGGTACGGGCAAGGAGCTTATCGCACGCTCGATACATACGAACAGCCCGCGTGCGAACGGCATCTTCCAGGCCGTTAACTGTGCGGCGATCAATGAGAATTTGCTTGAAAGCGAACTTTTCGGCCACGAAAAAGGCTCATTCACGGGAGCGGTCGCCGAGAAAAAAGGGTTATTTGAGATCGCTCATAACGGCACGCTCTTCCTCGATGAGATCGGCGAACTCGACATTGCCCTGCAAGCGAAACTGCTGCGTGCATTGCAGGAAAAGCAGATCAGACGCGTCGGCGGCACAAAGGAGATCGATGTTGACGTGCGTGTAGTTGCCGCAACGAACCGCGACCTGCTCCACATGGTCGAGGAAAAGCGCTTTCGCGAAGACCTCTACTACCGGCTCAACGTGCTTTCGATCGAGCTTCCGGCACTTCGCGAGCGCCGCAGCGATATTCCGGTGCTCATAGATTACTTTGTCGCCAAACACACGCGCGGAACGAAACGCAGCATTACGATCGACGCGGCGGCACGCGAGACGATGGAGAATTATTCATATCCCGGCAATGTGCGGCAACTGGAATCCGCCATAGAAAGGGCGATATTGCTTTGCGAAGACGATACCGTTACCCGCGATGACCTTCCGCCCGAGATGACCGAGCGCAGCGGAAGCGCGGCGGCGGCGAGCGTTCAGGCACAATCCGCCGCGTCTTTCGTACTGCCTGAGGACGGAGTGAATTTCGAAGATGTCGAACGCAGCCTGATAATGCAGGCAATGGAACGTACGGACAGCAACATCACAAAGGCCGCGAAGCTCTTGGGGCTGACCTTTCGCACGCTCCAGTATCGACTCGAAAAATTTGGATACAAAAAAGACGGTGACGAGGGGCAAGCGGCGAGGGATGAGGGCTGA